CCGTTAGCATCATAAGGCATGgtttgaattaatttttcaGCCTCATCCAAGCATCCAGCTCTTCCTAGAAGCTCAACCACACAACCATAATGCTCAATCTGAGGCACAATTCCAAATCTCTCCATTTCTTTGAACCATATTCTTCCTTCCTCCACCAAACCACAATGGTTGCAGGCAGATAGTGCACTAATCATAGTTACCTCATTTGGTCTAAACCCTTCTCCCATCATCCTTGCAAACTCCTCCAATGTTTCCTTGGCACAGCCATTGACTGCAAAGCCATTTATCAAAGCATTCCACGAAGCCGTTTCCCTCTCGGTCATCTCCTCAAAAACCAATTTCGCTTTCATAATTTCTCCACATTTTGCATACATATCAATCAAAGCAGTGCCAAACACGAGCAGTCCTATCAAATTTCTTCCTTTGGGCAAACCTGTGAATCCAACCCCCCAAATCCAAAGCACCCAAATCAGCCACAGCGGGAAGAACACACAGAACAGTTACATCATTTGGCTCCACCAACCCGTCTGCATCTCACTAAACAACTCCAACGCTTCACGAGGCCTTCTATTCTGGCAATAGCCTCCAATCATGGCATTCCAAGTGAACAAATTCTTATTCGGCATAACGTCAAACATCAACCTAGCATTTTCAACATCACCATTACCACAATACCCAGAAATCATACTAGTCCAAAAAACCACGTTCCTCTCCTCCATCTCATCAAACAACTCCCTCGCCAAACCCATACATCCCATCTTTACATACCCATCAATCATTGCGTTGAAAGAAACAACGTCCCGATCTTCCATCTCATCGAAAAGCCTCCTAGCCTCACCCATATCCCCACACCTCGCATACCCCACAATAACTGCGGTCCACGAAACCCTGCTTTTtacagacatttcatcaaacactttctTGGCACTACCTAAAATCCCAAACTTCACGTACATATCCACCAAAGCAGTAGACACGTACAAATCAAAGCAAAGCCCGTTTCTTAAAACCAACCCGTGAAGCTGCGGACCCTCGCGCCTGGCCACACGAGCCGAGCAACCCTTCACGAGCGCGGTGAAGGTGTACACATCAGGCGTAAAAGGCGGTGTTTTGCGGCGAAGGTCTCGGAAGAGAGTAAAGGGCTCGGAAAACTGGCGACCCGCGAAGTGAGTAGCGATCATGGAGTTGCAGAGGAAGGTGTCGCGGGTGCGGACGAGGTCGAATAAGCTGCGCGCGAGTTGTACGAGCGGGTGATGGCGCGTAGGAGAGATGGCGGCAAGGGAGGCGCATGTGGTGATGAAAGCAGTGAGGAGGTTGAGGTTGTCGTGGAAAGAGTGTCGGAGCATGAATGCATGGATTTGAAGAAGAGTGGTAACGCTCTTTGTCTTGCTTTGAAGAAAGTGTAAGCATCTTCTCTCCGCGTTGCTCCATACGATTCTTTGTTGAGGTTGGAATTCCTCTACCATTactcttccttcttcttcctcgaCTCTTCCATTTTGCatgttaaaaacaaatattaagccttttatatgttaaaattatgtCATTATGGAATGTCATCATATGCTAATAATCAATGTTTGGCTATGAATACTCATCTAACAAGATCAAAGCAATCTTAAAACTTGAAAACCTGAATttgtgtaattaaaaataataataaaccaaaatagttcaatcaaaataaaatattactaacaCCTTAATCCGAATTTTGATGCAATATTTCTATaacttttaatgaaaatattctgTTGGTTGATTCTTTATATTATAGAGCTTATTAATTAGGAAGGAGGAAtggaaatataaaaaagttataccTTTTCATCCGGGATTAATTTGTGTTACACTTTTCATCTATGTTAATGGTTAATCGAAAGTCTTAGACCACTTTTTCTGTGTTGGttaaaatttcagttttatatttcttctatcaaatttgaaattttagatGATTGAAAGTGAAATTTTGGGCTAAGTTTTAAGACATTTATCTTACACTTATGAAGTCTTATCCTACaagaaattattttgaataataatgcattttaattataaaaaataattaattattataatgatcaatttataaattaaaaattagttattgataattaaaatagttttaaaaaattataattaatttttaaattggtaattaaaataatttttattataaattgttttcttgtcattaatattagttattaaaattttgactaCTAAAATGATTGgtctttaattataaaattagtttctaaattggtttttaaacatatttttagtcactcatcattatttaaaagttttattgtAATGTTAAAATCAATCTTAAAATGGTAAAAAGATTGTTGAAAATGGCATTGGGAATTGTAATGAAACGTGCATCTTTTACTTCTTAGGTAGTTTCCTTGTATTGAAACGAGTTAAAGTACAACatagtttttatgtttttaaaaaccAGGATGGATTATTGTTGTTTTAGGTTAATTCCACTTTCAAATATGTGATTTATTCACGGATCCTATGAGGATGGAATGCAACCACAACagtaataaaatgttattttaccTTATCATAATGCAATTTTTTGTGGTCAATTTAGCTTATAACCTGTATTTTAGTGTTGCATTAGCACTgcaaatttttagaaaaaaaagtcaGATGAATTCTTAAAATGTTttagaattttctttaaattcttaaattaacctttttttttatttatccttttagTCTAATTATGGAGTCAAGTAATAATAGTATGGTAAGTTTAGGAGGGGAAAAATAATTTCAGATACTCAGAAAatctttttctaataaaattaataggAGTGAACTGAAATTATCAACACACTAATAAATTAGTATAAGGAAAAAGTATAAGATGATGTTAAGATATTGACAATTATCTATTAATTTTCCAATTCAACAGACAACTTTTTTTCAAAGAATTCATAACCTGGCTTTAGAAAGTAATAAAACAAAGTATCAACATAAACAAATTACTTTAAGATTAAAACATAAGTTTCTAACCAGAACCAAATTCTGTAAAAGACCAGAAAACGTTACTGAATTCAATTAAAGACAAAATTTTTAGAACcctaatattattttcatgccATCATATGCTACCTCTTCTGGTATCCTAAACTATCATATTAAATGAACAGAAAAAGAATTGTAATCAATAATCAAGGCAAAATTATCTGTACGGAAATCATCCCTTATAAAGCTAGTGCTATCCAACTTCATCTTCATTCAAAAGTAACTGTTCTTTACAAAAGGAGACAAATGCACTGAAATCTCTATTTACATGATGACTCTAGACAGAAACCTTTTTATCAGTTCTACAGTCTTTGCGGTTGCATACATTTCGAAAGGGATAGTTGAGGTTACCGCACTTTTCACAAGTCCAACTACCTTCAGGAATAACTGTTGAACTTGGTTTGTTTGAGCTCTTCAACAAAACATGAAATAGACCAGCATGTAATGTTAAAATCCATCGTGACAAAGTGACATATAATAAAGACTGTTTACAGAGTTAAAATTAAGGAGTTCAGCAGAAAATTCACCAAAACTAACAAGTAAAACTGGAAGGGGAAAACATTACTATTAGAAATCATGTTTTGATATGGTTTATCCATATAACAGTTCCATTACAAGTATTCAAGCTTGTAAATGCAGTGCAGATCAAAGCTtgatctaaaaaaaaaagaactgtATGTGCAATATCCATTCATGATTCATGCAACAAGGTGATTAACAGAGAATTGCAACAGATGAAAAACACTTACGGGTCTGGCAGCTCCACAATGTTTGATGTTGCAAGTGGTTCTAAAGGCAAAGTTAACATTCTCACAATTTGGACAAATCCAGTCCCCTTCAGATAAACCATCTGGCCCTgtaaagacatttttttttttcattttaagacTGTTAAGATGTAATCTTAGGACAAACTTCATACAAATGCAAAATAAAACATCCTCTGATTGCCTCAGCTGCTCAATTGTGTCAGAGGCGTTATGACAGAGATTAGATCATCAAAGTTGTCAGTTTAGTATGGACCAAAAGGCCAAACTCTATATAAACAATCACGTATAAGTCTTGAGATGAATTGACACATGAAACAGGATGAAAACAAAGACCCCATGATAAGCTAAGTTAACAAGAATCACCGATTGCAACTTTTCACAAACCagaaaattagtaaatattgtTCAAAACATTGAGAGTTTTAAAGTATTCATAGattaaacaaataattcaaTGTTGGAAAACAAGGACATCACaaatattgtatataaatatgatCAAGTAGTAATAGATCCTGAAAATACCTCCTCGGCGTTTTCGAGATGCAAAATGATCAGCTACTAAACATTCAGCCCATTGAGGACTTTGAAAGCCATATCCATAGCCATCAATACCTGATTCATTTGTAACTTGACTAACTAGAGTTGCAAAACAAAAGACATTGATGCATAATGAACTAAAAACCAAAATGAACCAGATATTTTTGTGATTTGAACTAGAACCAAAACACATCCTACATTTCAAAACTCGATAATAATATCAATCAATTtaagatgataaaataaaaattagagaaTGAATAAGTAATCTTGAATGAGTAATCAAAACATAGTCACGTCCTAAGCATTGGCATTTTAAAGTatgagagaataaaataaaaatcttgaaTATGATTACATAAGaatgttgtaaacaattttaGTCAGCACTTTAACAGAGTTAAACAttcaaactaattataattttagtattcAAATTACTCATTCTACCTATCACAATATCACATCAAAATTTGTGGGCTATACATAGCTGCTTCATTTCTTACAGTGTTTAGTGCTTCATATCATAGTATTGATATTGATTTCAATTAAATGTGCTTAAGTATGACAAAAAATTCAATATACACTAAGAATGATGCAACAACACGCTTCAATATGAATTGGCAATTTTAAGGTTTCCACTTTACACATAAAATGCAGGTATGAAATTACAAGATTTCGTAATCAACTACAATCGGTGCCACAAGTAAGATGTGTGTATCTAAACTGGAACATAGAATAAGTAATTATTTCATGGAAGCTTGCCTCAATTTGCAAATGTTTATTATTGCTAAATGTTTATTATTGCTTACTGAAACATTAACAGTTTTTCTTTGTTATCACATAATTATTGTCTCCCCATCTTTTGAGGATCAATATCTACTACCAATTAACTTACTTACTCAGTATTCCATTCTTCTAGAATGCTAAACATTGATTACATTAAACTAAACTTTAGTATTTCAACTAATTTTGTCATATAATAAAGCAATGTTCTCTATAAAGGAACAAAGTTGTCcacaaacaaatttctcaataaGAAACAAATTCATTGCTTGAAAAGAAATAGCTGATACAATTATAGGAAGTGTACCTCCAAAGCTTCCAGGTGGGAACATGGGCAATGGACCATATGGTGCACCAGGCGTAGCATACAGACCATAATCATACTTCATACCAAGATGTGGTATCAAGGATCCAAACTGCCCAGGCATTCTATATGATGGGGAAGGAATGGCAAATCCACCATAGTAGAAGGGATGATTGTTTCTATATGGACTTGTAATTAGGGCAGGCTGCACATCCAATCAATTAAAACAttgatcaaaattaaatttaccgggcaataataaacaaaaaagaaagtatAAAAGCTTTTAATTCACGTTGTTCACTTAGTATCAGTTAATCATAACCAAGAATAAGCCTGGTAGatataataagtttttattttttatattttggccCCTGGGGTCAATTTGTACACACATACACACCTAGTGCACACAAGTTTGCTCATtggatagtttttcaaataaaattagtcATTCAACAAAATGGGAGAACATGAAGACAACCTTAAACAAGCCTGCACTCACCGGAGTTAGGGGTGGTCTTGGAGCACCACAACGTCCCTGATTGCAAACAGTtctaaaagaaaagtttaagtTCCCACAATTAGGACAGGTCCAGTCTCCATCTTTTCGCGAAGCTGATtccataaaagaaaaatcaaccaATTAACATCATAACCTCTGAAAATTTATATACTATAGCACTGCATTAAGATAAACAGGTAGGCTCATGCATCAGGTTATCTACGTAAAGAAGCAGTTCTAATGCACTACAGATAAGCTAAAAATAAGGTCTCTCCTATCCTCTGTCCACTCCATGGCAACAAATTAACTAGCATGGATGAACATGGATTTCATGGTttaaaccaaaaacaaatcaCATAAACTGGTTTATAGTTGTAAATTGTAATTGTTATTGCAATCTTTAAACACCATCGAATAAAAATGCAAGCCCTCTTATTGCAAATGTTTTCCCGTTATATATTGTTTGGAAGAGAATTTTGTTTCTCCCTTTTTTACCTCTCCCGTCAAAAAATAATTCCTCAAACATAAACAGCTTCTCTCCCAATCAATAAAACAACAGGGTCACAGGTTAGTTTTCTCTTGACTACCCTCAACCTCTAAACGAATAACATGATAAGAAGCACAACTTTTCTGAGACAGCCTATGATAGTGAATCTCTATAGAAGAATACAATTTTTCAATAGGAATTCataaaagaagaagacaaagagGTAAAATGATTTAAAGTTTTCGTAAGTTAAATTCAACTTATACACTTCCACCCTCAAGTGTCAACCTTATAGCCACAAACAGCTCTAAATACACTTATTTTCAGAACCACAGACAGCTCTAAATACACTGGCATGTTTAATCACATTGCATGCCTAATTAAAAACACATATTCACCCATAGATTAAAACCCATATGGCCCAGACTACAAAAGGGTAGATCAAATTCTTTTTCACATAGCCAAAAAACAATACCAAAACCATAACATTATTGCAAcccagataaaaaaaaatacatcaataaagaaaaagaaactacTTGTAGTGTGAGACTACAAAGATTAGGTTTTTACCGTCGTTGCGAATTCTTTTTGAGCTAAAGGAACCTCGGTTATCCTCCTGAGAGAGCAAGGATACACAATACCAGatagtgataaaaaaaacagaaaaaaaaaacaaaaaggtttAGTGTGAATCGGGTAAATAAATAACACTGTTTAGGAATTTAAGCAAACCCACCTTTGTAGAAGACATTGGAACATAGAAAGACTAAGAAATTGTCAGAGAACAGAGACAGACAATACGAGAGAAGAAGACTGAACGGtttcttataaataaacaaaatatttttgttattatacgataattattatgttaagtGTCATTGTATTATGCGTAGAATACTGTGTTCTACAaagattatttgaaaaaaacttatatacatgaaaatgcatttaaaaatattttttatcaatttaaaaatattttcagacTATTTATTATGAATGGCACTTCTTggtattatatacatttttattaaaaataaatatatttattatgattttactATTTGAAATTTTGGTTGAATTCGATTTTggctttttaaataaaaaatctataccttataatttaaaagctataattttatagtttgtTTAAGTAAATAATGACTTGAGAAAACATTTTAGTCtttcaaaatttgtatttaaaaaccaaaagaatttttctttataagtaacttattatttttaacataattgagACACCAAAATCAAATTCGACGCCATTCAAATTGGAGCTCATTTTCGTACCAAAAAAAGTATGGagctattattttatatttttattagtgttaaaaataaaaacaaaacaactaaattaaatctatatataaaaaatatgtgaCTAGCTTTTTTACAGATATTGGtgaaagttttatatattatttgactaGTTTTGAGTGTGCAATGTTAATATACAGTAGATAATTGTTTAGTTTTGTAGTGTTTAGTGGTTATTTTGTtgtataatgaaaaataatgatatgAATTTTTCTCCTTAATCCATTTGCACATTTCACGAATGTGACTTATAACAGTATATGCATTATAAGTAAGGTTTGATTGCATAAGTGAGAATTTATTGTTAAATAGTAAttcatgagtttaattgaacTGAATGctcttatattaattatatgtcttagtttatttttgtgtttttagtgTGAATTTCTACGCCATCCTTTCTATGGATTTTTATGTTATTGATTGAGTTAATTCCTCacataataagatattaaaatCATGATTAGacgtttcaattttttttagaaattgaaatagtttaatgattatattaaaaataagatataagttacgaattttgaaaaaagtaaaaaagaaaataattttatctaatcaaataaattgTGTAACGTTAACTTACATTTCATTCATGTGTAAAATGTGAACTACCACGTTGATAAAATGTGAAGTACCATGTTGGTGGAAAACATGTGATTTATAGAGATAATGTCATGAACTTTAGCAAActaaatttaatgatttttttaccGGTTAGGTTTTTATCTTCAGAGATTAGGTTAAAAAGaccaaacttttttttatagctTTAT
This sequence is a window from Vigna angularis cultivar LongXiaoDou No.4 chromosome 2, ASM1680809v1, whole genome shotgun sequence. Protein-coding genes within it:
- the LOC108328299 gene encoding ranBP2-type zinc finger protein At1g67325 isoform X1, translating into MSSTKEDNRGSFSSKRIRNDASRKDGDWTCPNCGNLNFSFRTVCNQGRCGAPRPPLTPPALITSPYRNNHPFYYGGFAIPSPSYRMPGQFGSLIPHLGMKYDYGLYATPGAPYGPLPMFPPGSFGGIDGYGYGFQSPQWAECLVADHFASRKRRGGPDGLSEGDWICPNCENVNFAFRTTCNIKHCGAARPSSNKPSSTVIPEGSWTCEKCGNLNYPFRNVCNRKDCRTDKKVSV
- the LOC108328299 gene encoding ranBP2-type zinc finger protein At1g67325 isoform X2 produces the protein MSSTKEDNRGSFSSKRIRNDASRKDGDWTCPNCGNLNFSFRTVCNQGRCGAPRPPLTPPALITSPYRNNHPFYYGGFAIPSPSYRMPGQFGSLIPHLGMKYDYGLYATPGAPYGPLPMFPPGSFGGPDGLSEGDWICPNCENVNFAFRTTCNIKHCGAARPSSNKPSSTVIPEGSWTCEKCGNLNYPFRNVCNRKDCRTDKKVSV